A region from the Enterobacteriaceae endosymbiont of Donacia clavipes genome encodes:
- the rpmF gene encoding 50S ribosomal protein L32, which yields MAVQKHKKSRSKRGMRRSHDKLSNNKILLIDKKTGKKCLYHHMDNDGFYRGKKIIIKNNN from the coding sequence ATGGCAGTACAAAAACATAAAAAATCTAGATCTAAACGTGGTATGAGACGTTCTCATGATAAATTATCTAATAATAAAATTTTACTAATTGATAAAAAAACTGGTAAAAAATGTTTATATCATCATATGGATAATGATGGTTTTTATAGAGGAAAAAAAATTATTATTAAAAATAATAATTAA
- a CDS encoding ACP S-malonyltransferase, with protein sequence MKKFVAIFPGQGIQFIGMLSSLYSNYKIIKKTFNYASEILKYDLWYLTQYSTSKKLNKTYYTQPAILTASIAIYRLWLQKNGMLPSIVMGYSLGEYTAIVCSKIISFSDAIKIVKFRGKLMHKLSSNLNDYDKNGYYMQTILGIKKK encoded by the coding sequence ATGAAAAAATTTGTTGCAATTTTCCCAGGACAAGGAATTCAATTTATAGGAATGTTGTCCTCTTTGTATAGTAATTATAAAATTATAAAAAAAACTTTTAATTATGCTTCTGAAATTCTTAAATATGATTTATGGTATTTAACTCAGTATAGTACATCAAAAAAATTAAATAAAACTTATTATACACAACCAGCTATTTTAACAGCATCTATAGCTATATATAGATTATGGTTACAAAAAAATGGTATGTTACCTAGTATAGTAATGGGTTATAGTTTAGGAGAATATACTGCAATAGTTTGCAGTAAAATTATTAGTTTTTCTGATGCAATTAAAATTGTAAAATTTAGAGGTAAATTAATGCATAAATTATCATCTAATTTGAATGATTATGATAAAAATGGATATTATATGCAAACAATTCTTGGAATAAAAAAAAAATAG
- a CDS encoding ACP S-malonyltransferase: MENICIEISKKESIISISNYNSYKNITISGNKLAIIKAIKIFKFLGARIVPININIPSHCLLMKPIIYEFKNFLNKIIFKKPKIMFINNINCKYEKSPEKIKDYLVKQLYSTVNWVGCLNFIKKKNIFNVIEFTPKKILKKISKPILNDLNISSIYDLKSFLLTLKKYKFNNK; this comes from the coding sequence GTGGAAAATATTTGTATAGAAATTTCCAAAAAAGAGAGTATTATATCAATATCTAATTATAATTCATATAAAAATATTACCATTAGTGGTAATAAGTTAGCTATAATTAAAGCTATAAAAATATTTAAATTTTTGGGTGCACGTATAGTTCCTATAAATATAAATATACCTTCACATTGTTTATTAATGAAACCTATAATTTATGAATTTAAAAATTTTTTAAATAAAATTATATTTAAAAAACCTAAAATTATGTTTATTAATAATATTAATTGTAAATATGAAAAATCACCGGAAAAAATTAAAGATTATTTAGTAAAACAATTATATTCTACTGTAAATTGGGTAGGATGTCTAAATTTTATAAAAAAAAAAAATATATTTAACGTAATTGAATTTACTCCTAAAAAAATACTTAAAAAAATATCAAAACCAATTTTAAATGATTTAAATATAAGTTCAATTTATGATTTAAAATCATTTCTTCTTACATTAAAAAAATATAAATTTAATAATAAATAA
- the fabG gene encoding 3-oxoacyl-ACP reductase FabG yields MNLNGKIALVTGASKGIGYNIANTLANYGAYVIGTSTNPNGIKIINNYLGKNGIGLILNLENSSTYIINNFIRYIIKNFKNLDILINNSGIIYDKLVLNMKDYQWNNVLKINLTSVFKICREVIYYMLKKSFGRIINISSIIGIIGNIGQANYAATKAGIIGFSKSLAQEVAHKGITVNIISPGYIETDMTLKLKKKYRDNIISKIPSKRFGNPQEIADAVIFLVSEKASYITGETLHINGGLYMQ; encoded by the coding sequence ATTAATCTTAATGGTAAAATAGCTTTAGTTACTGGCGCAAGTAAAGGTATAGGATATAATATTGCTAATACATTAGCTAATTATGGAGCTTATGTTATTGGTACATCTACTAATCCTAATGGGATAAAAATAATAAATAATTATTTAGGTAAAAATGGTATTGGTTTAATCCTTAATTTAGAAAATAGCTCTACATATATTATCAATAATTTTATTAGATATATTATTAAAAATTTTAAAAATTTAGATATACTAATTAATAATTCGGGAATAATATATGATAAACTTGTATTAAATATGAAAGATTATCAATGGAATAATGTTTTAAAAATTAATTTAACTTCTGTTTTTAAAATATGTAGAGAAGTTATTTATTACATGTTAAAAAAATCATTTGGTCGTATAATTAACATTAGCTCCATAATAGGAATTATTGGTAATATAGGACAAGCTAATTATGCTGCAACAAAAGCAGGAATTATAGGATTTAGTAAATCTTTAGCTCAAGAAGTAGCACATAAAGGAATTACTGTAAATATTATATCTCCTGGTTATATTGAAACAGATATGACATTAAAATTAAAAAAAAAATATCGTGATAATATCATATCAAAGATCCCATCTAAACGTTTTGGAAATCCTCAAGAAATAGCAGATGCTGTAATTTTTTTAGTTTCTGAAAAAGCATCTTACATAACAGGAGAAACGTTACACATTAATGGTGGTTTATATATGCAATAA
- the acpP gene encoding acyl carrier protein codes for MNTSNSIIERVKKIIINVLEIKKNNITNTSSFKKDLNADSLETIEIIMALEEEFNIEISDEDAEKITSIQEAVSYINDYKN; via the coding sequence ATGAATACAAGTAATTCTATTATCGAACGTGTAAAAAAAATTATTATTAATGTTCTAGAAATTAAAAAAAATAATATTACAAATACTTCTTCTTTTAAAAAAGATTTAAACGCTGATTCTCTTGAAACTATTGAAATTATAATGGCATTAGAAGAAGAATTTAATATTGAAATTTCAGATGAAGATGCTGAAAAAATTACTTCTATTCAAGAAGCAGTTAGCTATATTAATGATTATAAAAATTAA
- the fabF gene encoding beta-ketoacyl-ACP synthase II, which produces MYRRRVVITGIGMITPIGNSIKSNWYNLINGNSGINHIDTFNINKYKTKIAGLIKNFKYKDYIINKKKKNIDLFIQYGLVACKEAIKNSGLLFNKRNNPRFGVSVGSGLGGINLIEKNSYILNKKGLKQISPFFFPSTILNMLTGNISIKYKLTGPSLSISTACSSGIHNIGIAFKIISYNDADIMIAGASEKAVTPLSLSGFCAMKVLSKRNNQPTKASRPWDKDRDGFVIGDGAGILILEEYNHAKKRNANIFAEIIGFGMSNDAYHITTPSINGKGAQLAMSNALKDANINPEKIEYINAHGTSTILGDIAEANAIKIVFKNNYSKLSISSTKSITGHLLGAAGAIESIYSILSLKHQIIPPTINLDHPDKNLNLDFVPNFSRDVNNMKYVLCNSFGFGGTNASLIFKKI; this is translated from the coding sequence ATGTATAGACGTAGAGTAGTAATTACTGGTATTGGAATGATAACTCCTATAGGTAATTCAATAAAATCTAATTGGTATAATCTTATAAATGGAAATAGTGGTATTAATCATATTGATACTTTTAATATTAATAAATATAAAACTAAAATTGCTGGTTTAATAAAAAATTTTAAATATAAAGATTATATTATAAATAAAAAAAAAAAAAATATTGATTTATTTATACAATATGGATTAGTTGCTTGTAAAGAAGCTATTAAAAATTCTGGTTTATTATTTAATAAAAGAAATAATCCAAGATTTGGTGTTTCTGTTGGTTCAGGTTTAGGTGGTATAAATTTAATTGAAAAAAATTCTTATATTTTAAATAAAAAAGGTTTAAAACAAATAAGTCCTTTTTTTTTCCCATCAACTATTTTGAATATGTTAACAGGTAATATTTCAATTAAATATAAATTAACTGGTCCTAGTCTATCAATTAGTACAGCATGTAGTTCAGGAATTCATAATATTGGTATAGCTTTTAAAATTATATCTTATAATGATGCAGATATTATGATTGCTGGAGCATCAGAAAAAGCTGTTACTCCTTTAAGTTTAAGTGGTTTTTGCGCTATGAAAGTTTTATCTAAAAGAAATAATCAACCTACAAAAGCAAGTAGACCTTGGGATAAGGATAGAGATGGATTTGTAATTGGAGACGGAGCAGGTATATTAATTTTAGAAGAATATAATCATGCAAAAAAAAGAAATGCAAATATTTTTGCTGAAATTATTGGATTTGGTATGAGTAATGATGCATATCATATAACTACTCCTTCTATAAATGGTAAAGGAGCTCAATTAGCTATGTCAAATGCATTAAAAGATGCAAATATTAATCCTGAAAAAATTGAATATATAAATGCTCATGGTACATCAACTATATTAGGAGATATAGCAGAAGCAAATGCTATTAAAATAGTTTTTAAAAATAATTATTCTAAATTATCTATAAGTTCTACTAAATCTATTACTGGGCATTTATTAGGTGCAGCAGGAGCAATTGAATCTATTTATTCTATTTTATCTTTAAAACACCAAATAATTCCACCAACAATTAATTTAGACCATCCTGATAAAAATTTAAATCTAGATTTTGTGCCTAATTTTTCTCGTGATGTAAATAATATGAAATATGTATTATGCAATTCTTTTGGTTTTGGTGGAACTAATGCATCATTAATATTTAAAAAAATATAA
- the tmk gene encoding dTMP kinase gives MKNNKFIVIEGINGSGKTTICNYIIKLLKNFNMTNIILTHEPGGTPVAEKLRKIIKFTKEENFSYKTELLLLYASRLQLLNNIIRPNINTHWIISDRYDLSSYAYQIGGRRINKKYITFLQNFIKNNIQPNIIIYLDIKPMIALKRIKFKKKDRIENESINFFSRVRNYYLKIAKKNKIIKIINANNSLKDVKFLVKKKIVKLIKSTEI, from the coding sequence ATGAAAAATAATAAATTTATTGTAATAGAAGGTATCAATGGATCTGGGAAAACAACAATTTGTAATTATATAATAAAATTATTAAAAAATTTTAATATGACAAATATTATTTTAACTCATGAACCTGGAGGAACACCGGTTGCTGAAAAATTAAGAAAGATTATAAAATTTACTAAAGAAGAAAATTTTTCTTATAAAACAGAATTATTACTATTATATGCTTCTAGATTACAATTATTAAATAATATTATACGACCTAATATTAATACACATTGGATAATATCTGATAGATATGATTTATCTTCTTATGCTTATCAAATTGGAGGAAGAAGAATAAATAAAAAATATATAACTTTTTTACAAAATTTTATTAAAAATAATATACAACCTAATATTATTATTTATTTAGATATAAAACCAATGATTGCTCTAAAAAGAATTAAATTTAAAAAAAAAGATAGAATTGAAAATGAATCTATAAATTTTTTTTCTAGGGTACGTAATTATTATTTAAAAATAGCAAAAAAAAATAAAATAATTAAAATAATTAATGCCAATAATAGTTTAAAAGATGTTAAATTTTTAGTTAAAAAAAAAATTGTAAAACTAATAAAATCTACAGAAATATAA
- a CDS encoding DNA polymerase III subunit delta' C-terminal domain-containing protein, with protein MYNSSYPWLNFFYEKIIYQFLNKKNYNTFIFCSINGLGTISLVYEIIKWIFCINKKNLYSCSICNNCLLIKENNYPDLHIIKCKKNQTNISIESIRNLINNIYNSSYNDKGKIIWIPYAKQLNISSSNAILKILEEPPIDTWFFLQCKNKYEILPTIYSRCQFWHIYPPNEKLGISWLKNKFKNGKILKKIYIQTALRLCNNAPIYAYKLLNNIIWKERKILYNIFISSLEEDIMKLLYILNNKNILLYLNWIYLILLDTIKLHLKINEKYFYNLDQIFIINKISNLIFLDKILLMIKKILYYRNILIKINIINNELVLINLLLSLEKIYKHK; from the coding sequence ATGTATAATTCTTCTTATCCTTGGTTAAATTTTTTTTATGAAAAAATAATTTATCAATTTTTAAATAAAAAAAATTATAATACTTTTATTTTTTGTTCTATAAATGGTTTAGGTACTATTTCTTTAGTTTATGAGATAATTAAATGGATTTTTTGTATAAATAAAAAAAATTTATATAGTTGTTCTATTTGTAATAATTGTTTATTAATTAAAGAAAATAATTATCCTGATTTACATATTATTAAATGTAAAAAAAATCAAACAAATATTAGTATAGAATCAATCAGAAATTTAATAAATAATATTTATAATTCTTCTTATAACGATAAAGGTAAAATTATATGGATTCCTTATGCTAAACAATTAAATATATCATCTAGTAATGCTATTTTAAAAATTTTAGAAGAACCACCTATAGATACTTGGTTTTTTTTACAATGTAAAAATAAATATGAAATATTACCTACAATATATAGTAGATGTCAATTTTGGCATATATATCCTCCTAATGAAAAATTAGGTATATCTTGGTTAAAAAATAAATTTAAAAATGGTAAAATTTTAAAAAAAATATATATACAAACAGCATTACGATTATGTAATAATGCTCCGATTTATGCATATAAATTACTAAATAATATAATATGGAAAGAAAGAAAAATTTTATATAATATTTTTATATCTTCTTTAGAAGAAGATATAATGAAATTATTATATATATTAAACAATAAAAATATTTTATTATATTTGAATTGGATATATCTAATTTTATTAGATACAATAAAATTACATCTAAAAATAAATGAAAAATATTTTTATAATTTAGATCAAATTTTTATTATAAATAAAATATCTAATTTAATTTTCTTAGATAAAATTTTATTAATGATAAAAAAAATATTATATTATCGTAATATTTTAATAAAAATTAATATAATTAATAATGAATTAGTATTAATTAACTTATTATTATCTTTAGAAAAAATTTATAAACATAAATAA
- the ptsG gene encoding PTS glucose transporter subunit IIBC, with the protein MFKNTFANMQKIGKSLMLPVSVLPIAGILLGIGSAHFYWLPQIFSNIMEKTGSSVFVNMPLIFAIGIALGFTKNNGASALAAVISYGILTKTVEVVIPLLLHNKITQEIIIQKHLADTGVLGGIIAGSIAAYMFNHFHKIQLVDYLGFFSGIRFVPIISGIMSIFIGLLLSLIWIPVGKLIQIFSYWAVYQNPIFAFGIYGIIERALLPFGLHHIWNVPFQMEIGSFINTVTKQMYHGDIARYIAGDPSAGKLAGGFLFKMYGLPGAAIAIWHTAKEENKKKIGSLMLSAALTSFFTGITEPIEFSFMYVAPILYIIHIILSGLSFPICIILGMRNGTSFSHGLIDFIILSGNGSKIWLFPIIGIIYTTIYYSIFKILIKKLNLQTPGREKIQDHIYENNNMLSKNYGKDLVNAFGGSNNITNLDACITRLRISVKNINKVNKKKIKLLGASAIIISGNGIQAVFGTKSDNLKIKMENFIEKDK; encoded by the coding sequence ATGTTTAAAAATACATTTGCTAATATGCAAAAAATTGGTAAATCTTTAATGTTACCTGTATCAGTATTACCTATAGCTGGTATATTATTGGGTATAGGATCAGCTCATTTCTATTGGTTACCCCAAATTTTTTCTAATATTATGGAAAAAACAGGTAGTTCTGTATTTGTAAATATGCCTTTAATATTTGCTATTGGTATAGCTTTAGGATTTACTAAAAATAATGGTGCATCTGCATTAGCAGCTGTTATTTCTTATGGTATTTTAACAAAAACTGTTGAAGTAGTAATTCCTCTATTATTACATAATAAAATTACTCAAGAAATAATAATACAAAAACATTTAGCTGATACAGGAGTTTTAGGCGGTATTATTGCTGGTTCTATTGCTGCTTATATGTTTAATCATTTTCATAAAATTCAATTAGTTGATTATCTTGGTTTTTTTTCTGGAATACGTTTTGTTCCTATTATTTCTGGAATAATGTCTATTTTTATTGGTTTATTATTATCCTTAATATGGATACCTGTTGGTAAATTAATACAAATATTTTCATATTGGGCTGTATATCAAAATCCAATATTTGCATTTGGTATTTATGGAATAATAGAAAGAGCATTATTACCTTTTGGTCTACATCATATATGGAATGTCCCATTTCAAATGGAAATTGGTTCATTTATTAACACAGTTACTAAACAAATGTATCATGGTGATATTGCAAGATATATAGCTGGAGATCCATCTGCAGGAAAATTAGCTGGAGGATTTTTATTTAAAATGTATGGATTACCAGGAGCGGCTATAGCAATATGGCATACAGCAAAAGAAGAAAATAAAAAAAAAATTGGTAGTTTAATGTTATCTGCAGCATTAACATCTTTTTTTACAGGAATTACTGAACCTATAGAGTTTTCCTTTATGTATGTAGCACCAATATTATATATTATTCATATTATTTTATCTGGATTATCTTTTCCTATTTGTATTATATTGGGAATGAGAAACGGAACTAGTTTTTCTCATGGTTTAATAGATTTTATTATTTTAAGTGGTAACGGTAGTAAAATATGGTTATTTCCTATTATAGGAATTATTTATACTACTATTTATTATAGTATATTTAAAATTTTAATAAAAAAATTAAATTTACAAACTCCTGGAAGAGAAAAAATACAAGATCATATTTATGAAAATAATAATATGTTATCAAAAAATTATGGTAAAGATTTAGTAAATGCTTTTGGAGGAAGTAATAATATTACTAATTTAGATGCTTGTATTACTAGATTACGTATAAGTGTTAAAAATATAAATAAAGTTAATAAAAAAAAAATAAAATTATTAGGAGCTTCTGCAATTATTATTTCAGGTAATGGGATCCAAGCTGTATTTGGTACTAAATCAGATAATTTAAAAATAAAAATGGAAAATTTTATAGAAAAAGATAAATAA
- a CDS encoding HIT domain-containing protein, translating into MNKNKKNIFQKILSKKIITNIIYQDNLVTAFDDIKPISPVHILIIPNIFISTLNDIKKNNELILGRMLFIASKIAKKKNIDKKGYRIVINCNKHGCQTIFYLHMHLLGGRQGIKKFF; encoded by the coding sequence ATGAATAAAAATAAAAAAAATATATTTCAAAAAATCTTATCTAAAAAAATCATTACTAATATTATTTATCAAGATAATTTAGTAACTGCTTTTGATGATATCAAACCTATATCTCCGGTACATATTTTAATTATACCTAATATTTTTATTAGTACATTGAATGATATTAAAAAAAATAATGAATTAATATTAGGAAGAATGTTATTTATTGCATCTAAAATAGCAAAAAAAAAAAATATTGATAAAAAAGGATATAGAATTGTTATTAATTGTAATAAACATGGATGTCAAACAATATTTTATTTACATATGCATTTATTAGGTGGAAGACAAGGTATAAAAAAATTTTTCTAA